The following coding sequences lie in one Micromonospora sp. R77 genomic window:
- a CDS encoding response regulator transcription factor, with the protein MIRVAAVDDDRMLLEGLAAWLSGVGDVRLVRAASTVERLLRDLTEPVDVVLLDLVLRDGSDAAENVRRLAAQGRRVLVVSVWAHPDQVVATFAAGCSGYMTKDHDLPALAAAIREVAAGRPVFSSELAFACLGDTRATRPRLSPRERGVLLAYASGMTLNATARHLGIKPETARTYLDRVKAKYHDLGRPSRTKLDLAERVREDRLQAG; encoded by the coding sequence GTGATCCGGGTCGCGGCGGTCGACGACGACCGGATGCTCCTGGAGGGCCTGGCTGCGTGGCTGTCCGGCGTCGGCGACGTCCGACTGGTACGGGCGGCGTCCACCGTGGAGCGGCTGCTGCGAGACCTGACCGAGCCGGTCGACGTGGTGCTGCTGGACCTGGTGCTGCGCGACGGCAGCGACGCGGCGGAGAACGTCCGGCGGCTGGCGGCGCAGGGGCGTCGGGTGCTGGTGGTCAGCGTCTGGGCCCACCCGGACCAGGTGGTGGCCACCTTCGCCGCCGGGTGCAGCGGTTACATGACCAAGGACCACGACCTGCCGGCGCTGGCCGCCGCGATCCGTGAGGTGGCGGCCGGCCGGCCGGTCTTCTCCTCCGAGCTGGCGTTCGCCTGCCTGGGGGACACCCGGGCGACGCGTCCCCGGTTGTCCCCACGGGAGCGTGGCGTGCTGCTCGCGTACGCCTCCGGGATGACGCTCAACGCCACCGCGCGGCACCTCGGCATCAAGCCGGAGACCGCCCGCACCTACCTCGACCGGGTCAAGGCCAAGTACCACGATCTCGGCCGACCCAGCCGCACGAAGCTCGACCTCGCCGAGCGGGTCCGCGAGGACCGGCTGCAGGCCGGCTGA
- a CDS encoding LysR family transcriptional regulator — MEWQDLRAVRAAVRHGSVTAAAAALDRTRPALSRRIARLERQLGTPLLVRTPRRCEPTDAGRIVADAAARAEAGWRAAVRRARAVAGDPALPPATPDRVTWSDLAVLRAVHEHGGVTAAARELRLARPAVYRRLARLHRVVGVALLVPRARVATVTPAGHVLLAGADQVDAALARAAAIRRPGTSPPRPRPHLPERLRLAFGLISPQQVITRLRAAVPAAAWQWEQVPLPTAVRRVHADELDLFYGWSTGPATPRGRGPVRMRSLLVAPYAVAAGAGHWAARRAGLRMADLAGEEWVVDPDPVVRDHELGLCRRYGFVPQTRHVCGDPATIRALVGVGQAVSWVVGGLTPGDDYVVVRPSDAPLGRLVLMWNARVLTDADAGWLGGLMLDLNLRLWREREPALTAWLSRHATSDIRRRLDRPVAGA, encoded by the coding sequence ATGGAGTGGCAGGATCTGCGCGCGGTGCGGGCGGCGGTGCGGCACGGCTCGGTCACGGCGGCGGCAGCGGCGCTCGACCGGACCCGGCCGGCCCTGTCCCGGCGGATCGCGCGCCTGGAACGCCAGCTCGGTACGCCGCTGCTCGTCCGCACCCCGCGCCGCTGCGAGCCCACCGACGCCGGGCGGATCGTGGCGGACGCCGCCGCCCGGGCCGAGGCCGGCTGGCGTGCCGCCGTACGCCGGGCCCGGGCCGTGGCCGGCGACCCGGCGCTCCCGCCGGCCACCCCCGACCGGGTGACCTGGTCGGACCTGGCGGTGCTGCGCGCGGTCCACGAGCACGGCGGCGTCACCGCCGCCGCCCGGGAGCTGCGGCTGGCCCGGCCCGCGGTGTACCGCCGGCTCGCCCGGCTCCACCGGGTGGTCGGCGTCGCCCTGCTGGTGCCTCGCGCCCGCGTCGCCACGGTGACCCCCGCCGGGCACGTCCTGCTCGCCGGCGCCGACCAGGTCGACGCCGCCCTGGCCCGGGCGGCCGCGATCCGGCGGCCCGGCACGTCGCCACCGCGTCCGCGGCCGCACCTGCCCGAGCGGCTGAGACTGGCCTTCGGGCTGATCTCCCCGCAGCAGGTGATCACCCGGCTGCGGGCGGCGGTACCCGCCGCCGCGTGGCAGTGGGAGCAGGTGCCGCTGCCGACGGCCGTGCGGCGGGTGCACGCCGACGAACTGGACCTCTTCTACGGCTGGTCCACGGGGCCGGCGACGCCCCGGGGGCGGGGGCCGGTCCGGATGCGCTCGCTGCTCGTCGCCCCGTACGCGGTGGCCGCGGGCGCCGGGCACTGGGCGGCCCGGCGGGCCGGGTTGCGGATGGCCGACCTGGCCGGCGAGGAGTGGGTGGTGGACCCGGACCCGGTGGTCCGCGACCACGAGCTGGGGCTCTGCCGCCGGTACGGCTTCGTGCCGCAGACCCGGCACGTCTGCGGCGACCCCGCGACGATCCGGGCGCTGGTGGGCGTGGGCCAGGCGGTCAGTTGGGTGGTCGGTGGGCTGACGCCCGGCGACGACTACGTGGTGGTGCGTCCGTCGGACGCACCCCTCGGCCGACTGGTCCTGATGTGGAACGCCCGGGTGCTGACCGACGCCGACGCCGGGTGGCTGGGCGGGCTGATGCTCGACCTGAACCTGCGGCTGTGGCGGGAGCGTGAGCCCGCCCTGACCGCCTGGCTCAGCCGGCACGCCACGTCGGACATCCGCCGCCGCCTCGACCGACCCGTCGCCGGAGCGTGA
- a CDS encoding aspartate aminotransferase family protein, giving the protein MTTFGFGRELVDRAEGVWIQLRDGRRVLDFSGGVGVLNHGHNHPRILAARRRYAEAHRMEVHKAFFSPYLAALSHNVAALLPGDLSVSYFPNSGAEANEGAVKMAYKYHGGRRNTVLRADISFHGKTLGAGSLTGSSENAFRFPGLPGIVVYPYGDLAAVRAAVDAARTGDGDCDVYAILVEPFSASTMRRWSEDDLLALQRLCRERDIVLIFDEVYTGWGKTGSLFYFTRHEGLLPDILTYSKSLGGGKASIAGYTAREPVFRRAYDRLTDVILHSTTYYGFGEETATALEAVAVVVDDDYPARARALAAVLQPGLDRLAKTYPEVIARVDGAGALWGVFLGGGPGLLDLAGKLMPGFTHDPQFRTKLITLSVIAHLFREHGIMTYYSPNGDNPLMVAPSLVATADDVDHFLTALDATLSRGLPRLLAAFARERVTSRW; this is encoded by the coding sequence ATGACGACCTTCGGGTTCGGCCGCGAACTGGTGGACCGCGCCGAGGGCGTCTGGATCCAGCTGCGCGACGGGCGCCGGGTGCTGGACTTCTCCGGCGGCGTCGGCGTGCTCAACCACGGGCACAACCACCCGCGGATCCTGGCCGCGCGGCGGCGGTACGCCGAGGCGCACCGGATGGAGGTGCACAAGGCGTTCTTCTCGCCGTACCTGGCGGCACTGAGCCACAACGTGGCCGCGCTGCTGCCCGGGGACCTGTCCGTGTCGTACTTCCCGAACTCGGGGGCCGAGGCGAACGAGGGGGCGGTGAAGATGGCGTACAAGTACCACGGCGGGCGGCGGAACACGGTGCTGCGCGCCGACATCAGCTTCCACGGCAAGACCCTCGGCGCGGGCAGCCTCACCGGCTCGTCGGAGAACGCGTTCCGCTTTCCCGGCCTGCCCGGCATCGTGGTGTACCCGTACGGCGACCTCGCCGCCGTACGGGCGGCCGTGGACGCCGCGCGGACCGGGGACGGCGACTGCGACGTGTACGCCATCCTGGTCGAGCCGTTCAGCGCCTCGACGATGCGGCGGTGGAGCGAGGACGACCTGCTGGCCCTGCAACGGCTCTGCCGCGAGCGGGACATCGTGCTGATCTTCGACGAGGTCTACACCGGTTGGGGCAAGACCGGCAGCCTGTTCTACTTCACCCGGCACGAGGGCCTGCTGCCGGACATCCTCACCTACTCCAAGTCGCTCGGCGGCGGCAAGGCGTCCATCGCCGGCTACACCGCCCGCGAACCGGTCTTCCGGCGCGCGTACGACCGGCTGACCGACGTCATCCTGCACAGCACCACCTACTACGGCTTCGGCGAGGAGACCGCCACCGCGCTGGAGGCCGTCGCGGTGGTGGTCGACGACGACTACCCGGCCCGGGCCCGTGCCCTGGCGGCGGTGCTGCAGCCCGGCCTGGACCGGCTGGCCAAGACGTACCCCGAGGTGATCGCCCGGGTCGACGGGGCCGGCGCGCTCTGGGGGGTGTTCCTCGGCGGCGGGCCGGGCCTGCTCGACCTGGCCGGCAAGCTGATGCCCGGCTTCACCCACGACCCGCAGTTCCGCACCAAGCTCATCACCCTGTCGGTGATCGCCCACCTGTTCCGCGAGCACGGCATCATGACCTACTACAGCCCCAACGGGGACAACCCGCTGATGGTCGCCCCGAGCCTGGTGGCCACCGCCGACGACGTCGATCACTTCCTGACCGCGCTGGACGCCACCCTGTCGCGGGGCCTGCCCCGGCTGCTGGCGGCCTTCGCCCGGGAGCGGGTGACGTCCCGGTGGTGA
- a CDS encoding sensor histidine kinase: protein MSLLGHSAATTDATGEGRANRFMVVLLGLHRLTCLAPAVVACAYGAYRNTWANLGLLATVIAWNLALFRATRRRGWFPAALVHVDVLLAGLVLVVVTANLTTDGTTPNWGNLVMQASGSLVGAALTRPWSVAVGLLALALAQSAVIIGHGPGTGLPAPALVHAVNGVACFALVAAFAVRYLRRVGRNLDRTNAHRLAAEAEAAADHARYVTRLAHHRALHDTVLTTLTVIARGAVDPGQPDLRRRCARDAEVIRGLLADGCDPAFGTVGEALREVVGEVSLLGLRIRYQGTTVPPGVPPQVVQALRAAAREALNNVVKHAGVEDAWLTVTSEGRGLRVTIVDRGRGFDLGAVPPGFGFRHSIVDRVTEVGGRARVSSEPGAGTCVELTWAG, encoded by the coding sequence GTGTCATTGCTCGGTCACTCTGCGGCCACCACCGATGCCACGGGAGAGGGCCGGGCCAACCGGTTCATGGTGGTCCTGCTGGGCCTGCACCGGCTGACCTGCCTGGCGCCGGCGGTCGTCGCCTGCGCCTACGGCGCGTACCGGAACACCTGGGCCAACCTCGGGCTGCTCGCGACGGTGATCGCCTGGAACCTGGCGTTGTTCCGGGCCACCCGGCGGCGAGGGTGGTTCCCGGCGGCGCTGGTGCACGTCGACGTCCTGCTGGCCGGGCTGGTCCTGGTCGTGGTGACGGCGAACCTGACGACCGACGGCACCACCCCGAACTGGGGCAACCTGGTGATGCAGGCCAGCGGGTCACTGGTGGGAGCGGCACTGACCCGGCCGTGGTCGGTGGCGGTCGGGCTGCTCGCGCTGGCCCTCGCCCAGTCGGCCGTGATCATCGGCCACGGCCCCGGGACCGGCCTGCCGGCACCGGCGCTGGTGCACGCCGTCAACGGCGTGGCCTGCTTCGCCCTCGTCGCCGCCTTCGCCGTGCGCTACCTGCGCCGGGTCGGGCGCAACCTCGACCGGACCAACGCGCACCGGCTGGCCGCCGAGGCCGAGGCCGCCGCCGACCATGCCCGCTACGTCACCCGGCTCGCCCACCACCGGGCGCTGCACGACACGGTCCTCACCACCCTGACGGTGATCGCCCGTGGCGCCGTGGATCCCGGGCAGCCGGACCTGCGCCGCCGGTGCGCCCGGGACGCCGAGGTGATCCGCGGACTGCTCGCCGACGGGTGCGACCCGGCGTTCGGCACCGTCGGCGAGGCGCTGCGGGAGGTGGTCGGCGAGGTGTCCCTGCTGGGGCTGCGGATCCGTTACCAGGGAACGACCGTCCCGCCGGGCGTACCGCCGCAGGTGGTGCAGGCGCTGCGGGCGGCGGCCCGGGAGGCGCTGAACAACGTCGTGAAGCACGCCGGGGTCGAGGACGCCTGGCTCACCGTCACGAGCGAGGGCCGGGGGCTGCGGGTGACGATCGTGGACCGTGGCCGCGGTTTCGACCTGGGAGCGGTACCACCGGGTTTCGGCTTCCGGCACTCCATCGTCGACCGGGTGACCGAGGTGGGTGGGCGGGCCCGGGTCTCCAGCGAGCCGGGAGCCGGCACCTGTGTAGAGCTGACGTGGGCCGGGTGA
- a CDS encoding acetoacetate decarboxylase family protein has translation MPKGYSLPLSPRGTAGLVEPPPWHYAGDLLAVEFWTDPTEAAATLPPALTIDPETAGRGLALFIDWQYAGRHVDQLQPARSQYREFMVLLDARHGQRAVAWCPYIYVDNDAALARGWIQGFPKKMADVHQTRVFAAPGPAAPRLSPGGRFAADASVAGHHLARAEVTLRTPVTEPERLLARPTVNRRYFPQLAAGRHDVPAVDELVLAVFDDLHLVDAWAGEGQLDFFTVPHEELAALAPVRTGLGLRASLSYTVNDLITL, from the coding sequence ATGCCCAAGGGATACAGCCTGCCGCTGTCCCCCCGTGGTACCGCCGGCCTGGTCGAGCCGCCCCCGTGGCACTACGCCGGCGACCTGCTCGCCGTCGAGTTCTGGACCGACCCGACCGAGGCTGCCGCGACCCTGCCGCCGGCGCTGACCATCGACCCGGAAACCGCCGGACGCGGCCTCGCCCTCTTCATCGACTGGCAGTACGCGGGGCGGCACGTCGACCAGTTGCAGCCCGCGCGCAGCCAGTACCGGGAGTTCATGGTCCTGCTCGACGCCCGGCACGGGCAGCGGGCCGTGGCCTGGTGCCCGTACATCTATGTGGACAACGACGCCGCGCTGGCCCGGGGATGGATCCAGGGGTTCCCCAAGAAGATGGCCGACGTGCACCAGACGCGGGTCTTCGCCGCGCCCGGGCCCGCGGCGCCGCGCCTCTCCCCCGGTGGCCGGTTCGCCGCCGACGCCAGCGTGGCCGGACATCACCTGGCCCGCGCCGAGGTGACCCTGCGGACGCCGGTGACCGAACCGGAGCGCCTCCTGGCGCGTCCGACGGTCAACCGGCGCTACTTCCCGCAGCTCGCGGCGGGCCGGCACGACGTCCCGGCCGTCGACGAGCTGGTGCTGGCCGTCTTCGACGACCTGCACCTCGTGGACGCCTGGGCCGGCGAGGGGCAGCTGGACTTCTTCACCGTGCCGCACGAGGAACTGGCCGCCCTCGCCCCGGTCCGGACCGGCCTGGGCCTGCGCGCCTCGCTGAGCTACACGGTCAACGACCTGATTACGCTGTGA
- a CDS encoding SDR family oxidoreductase, with protein MELRTVEPAVRHPSTFRDRYGPWALVTGASSGIGRAMAAVIASAGVHVLAVGRRDEELAAVTADLRQRYVVQTRTVAADLATPEGVHAVEQAGAEVDLGLLVAAAGFGTSGRFVDADLAGEQSMLDVNCRAVLALTHAAAVRMTRRGSGGIVLLASVVGRQGTPQAAHYAATKAYVQAFGEALHVELRDSGVDVVTSTPGPVSSGFGDRAGMRFTTAAEPIEVARATLNALGRRMTVSPGALSKTLNWSLAPLPRQLRTRIMGRVMGGFLVPR; from the coding sequence ATGGAATTGCGGACAGTGGAGCCGGCCGTGCGCCACCCGTCGACCTTCCGGGACCGCTACGGACCGTGGGCGCTGGTCACCGGGGCTTCGTCCGGCATCGGCCGGGCGATGGCCGCCGTCATCGCCTCGGCCGGCGTCCACGTGCTCGCCGTCGGGCGCCGCGACGAGGAGCTCGCCGCGGTCACCGCCGATCTCCGGCAGCGCTACGTCGTGCAGACCCGGACGGTCGCCGCGGACCTGGCGACCCCGGAGGGGGTGCACGCGGTCGAGCAGGCCGGCGCGGAGGTGGACCTCGGTCTGCTGGTCGCGGCGGCCGGCTTCGGGACCAGCGGACGGTTCGTGGACGCGGACCTGGCGGGAGAGCAGTCGATGCTCGACGTGAACTGCCGGGCCGTGCTGGCGCTGACCCACGCGGCGGCGGTCCGGATGACGCGCCGGGGTTCCGGCGGAATCGTGCTGCTGGCTTCCGTGGTGGGGCGGCAGGGCACACCGCAGGCGGCGCACTACGCGGCCACCAAGGCGTACGTGCAGGCGTTCGGCGAGGCGCTGCACGTCGAGCTGCGCGACAGCGGGGTCGACGTGGTCACGAGCACCCCCGGGCCGGTCAGTTCGGGCTTCGGTGACCGGGCCGGGATGCGCTTCACCACCGCCGCCGAACCGATCGAGGTGGCCCGGGCGACCCTGAACGCCCTCGGGCGGCGGATGACCGTCAGTCCCGGTGCCCTGTCCAAGACCCTGAACTGGTCGCTGGCCCCGTTGCCCCGCCAGCTGCGCACCAGGATCATGGGGCGGGTGATGGGCGGTTTCCTCGTTCCCCGCTGA
- a CDS encoding alpha/beta fold hydrolase yields MTDVGWRPFATPLHYLGLPGSVAPPIWREGRIRAELAALRSRRPAPPVPPEPGAPVLVVPGFAAGDDRVALLRDWLREGGWDVRPTGITDGRRCSSRDLAIVEETLVRVHAETGRPVTLVGHSRGGLFAKVLAVRHPDRVRALVTLGAPLTDPFGIHLAVRLLTLWMATMTRLGHRDWVRNCPFGDCCRQVHDDLLAPTPAQVPFTSIASRSDGIVSWQASQDPDAHCVTVDSSHGGLVAHPGVWAAIAAALTHPPRRSGPGVSGERGNRPSPAP; encoded by the coding sequence ATGACCGACGTCGGATGGCGGCCGTTCGCGACTCCGCTGCACTATCTCGGGCTGCCCGGCAGCGTCGCGCCGCCGATCTGGCGGGAGGGGCGCATCCGGGCCGAGCTGGCCGCCCTGCGGTCGCGCCGTCCCGCGCCGCCGGTGCCACCGGAGCCGGGCGCCCCGGTGCTGGTCGTGCCCGGCTTCGCCGCCGGGGACGACCGGGTGGCGTTGCTGCGCGACTGGCTGCGCGAGGGGGGCTGGGACGTCCGACCGACCGGGATCACCGACGGTCGCCGCTGCTCCAGCCGGGACCTCGCGATCGTCGAGGAGACGCTGGTGCGCGTACACGCCGAGACCGGACGGCCGGTCACCCTGGTCGGGCACAGCCGGGGCGGCCTGTTCGCCAAGGTCCTCGCCGTGCGACACCCGGACCGGGTACGGGCCCTGGTGACCCTCGGGGCCCCGCTGACCGACCCGTTCGGGATACACCTGGCCGTCCGCCTGTTGACCCTGTGGATGGCGACGATGACGCGGCTCGGCCACCGGGACTGGGTCCGCAACTGCCCCTTCGGCGACTGCTGCCGCCAGGTCCACGACGACCTCCTGGCCCCGACGCCCGCCCAGGTGCCGTTCACCTCGATCGCCAGTCGCAGCGACGGCATCGTGTCCTGGCAGGCCTCCCAGGACCCCGACGCCCACTGCGTCACCGTGGACAGCTCCCACGGTGGACTGGTCGCCCACCCGGGGGTCTGGGCCGCGATCGCCGCCGCGCTGACGCACCCGCCACGCCGGTCCGGACCGGGAGTCAGCGGGGAACGAGGAAACCGCCCATCACCCGCCCCATGA
- a CDS encoding TetR/AcrR family transcriptional regulator produces the protein MSATPRGPRAATAILAATRDVLSEIGYRGLTVEAVAARAKVGKATIYRWWSGKEELAVDALAAVFEAEEIADVGDTRQELRRAVQMTMDNYTGHAFDLALPALASDCATDPTLLEHLRGRFLRRKREFVAAALHRAADRGDLPSDVDTDLVQDVWAGTIVYRRVISGGPLDAQLVESLLDLVLRDGGAGAPRHRSPGTAP, from the coding sequence ATGTCTGCCACACCGCGCGGTCCGCGCGCCGCCACGGCCATCCTCGCCGCCACCAGGGACGTGCTGTCGGAGATCGGCTACCGCGGGCTCACCGTGGAGGCGGTGGCCGCCCGGGCGAAGGTGGGCAAGGCGACCATCTACCGCTGGTGGAGCGGCAAGGAGGAGCTGGCGGTCGACGCGCTGGCCGCGGTCTTCGAGGCCGAGGAGATCGCCGACGTGGGCGACACCCGCCAGGAACTGCGCCGGGCGGTGCAGATGACGATGGACAACTACACCGGCCACGCCTTCGACCTCGCGCTGCCCGCGCTCGCCTCCGACTGCGCCACCGATCCCACCCTCCTGGAGCACCTGCGCGGACGCTTCCTGCGCCGCAAGCGGGAGTTCGTCGCCGCCGCCCTGCACCGCGCCGCCGATCGGGGCGACCTCCCCTCCGACGTGGACACCGACCTGGTCCAGGACGTCTGGGCCGGCACGATCGTCTACCGCCGGGTGATCAGTGGCGGCCCGCTCGACGCGCAGCTCGTCGAGAGCCTGCTCGACCTCGTCCTGCGCGACGGCGGTGCCGGCGCTCCCCGGCACCGCAGCCCCGGGACGGCCCCGTGA